Proteins from a genomic interval of Methanocella sp.:
- a CDS encoding RNA-protein complex protein Nop10, which translates to MKTKMKKCAQCGTYTFNSVCPKCGGKTINPVPARYSPLDVYGKYRRLAKKK; encoded by the coding sequence ATGAAGACCAAGATGAAAAAGTGCGCGCAGTGCGGCACCTATACTTTTAATAGCGTATGCCCGAAATGCGGAGGGAAGACTATAAATCCCGTCCCGGCGAGATATTCACCTTTGGATGTCTACGGCAAGTACAGGCGTCTGGCAAAGAAGAAGTGA
- a CDS encoding 50S ribosomal protein L44e — protein MKMPKKYMTYCPHCKTHTEHEVEKVKKGRASTLTRIERQKARSFGIGNRGKFSKVPGGDKPTKKVHIRLRCLKCKKAMIKEGFRTQKFELIEE, from the coding sequence ATGAAGATGCCGAAAAAGTACATGACGTATTGTCCGCATTGCAAGACTCACACCGAGCATGAGGTGGAGAAGGTCAAGAAGGGAAGGGCCTCCACTCTCACCAGGATCGAGCGCCAGAAGGCCAGGTCCTTCGGTATCGGCAACCGCGGCAAGTTTTCCAAGGTCCCGGGCGGCGATAAGCCCACCAAGAAGGTCCACATCAGGCTCCGATGCCTCAAGTGCAAGAAGGCCATGATCAAGGAAGGCTTCAGGACACAGAAGTTCGAGCTCATCGAAGAGTAA
- a CDS encoding 30S ribosomal protein S27e, protein MEITKSKFLKVKCNDCQNEQIIFGNATSRVDCTVCGRTLAEPSGGKAVIKTEILEVLE, encoded by the coding sequence ATGGAAATTACAAAGAGCAAGTTCCTCAAGGTCAAGTGCAATGACTGCCAGAACGAGCAGATCATCTTCGGGAACGCGACCAGCAGGGTGGACTGCACTGTATGCGGCCGGACCCTGGCCGAGCCGAGTGGCGGCAAGGCGGTCATCAAGACGGAGATCCTAGAAGTTTTAGAGTAG
- a CDS encoding translation initiation factor IF-2 subunit alpha yields MTKGWPNVGELVVCTVTKVVDFGAFVALDEYDNKEGLIHISEVASGWVKYIRDHVREGQKIVCKVLDVNPKRGHIDLSFKDVNEHQRRETIQLWKNDQKASKWLQFAADDAGIPPAELEAMKDKIRDEFGNLYAIFEDAVKGDMKAINKLGFSPKVVEAIVKVAKDNVKVPSVDISGYVDLICPESNGIEVIKKALKSANKGEEGGDGILVEITYVGAPRYRIRVVAPDYKKAENILKNAAMEAIEQVKKHGGEGEFHRHMEEAKSFQ; encoded by the coding sequence ATGACTAAAGGATGGCCCAACGTCGGGGAACTCGTCGTCTGCACCGTAACCAAGGTCGTCGACTTCGGGGCCTTCGTCGCGCTTGACGAATACGACAATAAGGAGGGCTTGATCCATATATCCGAGGTCGCCTCGGGATGGGTCAAGTATATCCGCGACCACGTGCGCGAAGGGCAGAAGATCGTCTGTAAAGTGCTGGACGTGAACCCCAAGAGGGGCCATATCGACCTTTCTTTCAAGGACGTTAACGAACACCAGCGCCGGGAGACCATCCAGCTCTGGAAGAACGACCAGAAGGCATCCAAGTGGCTCCAGTTCGCGGCCGATGACGCCGGAATACCGCCCGCCGAGCTCGAGGCAATGAAGGATAAGATCCGGGATGAGTTCGGCAACCTGTACGCTATCTTCGAGGACGCGGTCAAGGGCGACATGAAGGCCATCAACAAGCTTGGCTTCTCGCCTAAAGTCGTCGAGGCGATCGTCAAGGTCGCGAAGGATAACGTCAAGGTGCCTTCCGTGGACATATCCGGCTACGTGGACCTGATCTGCCCGGAATCCAACGGCATCGAAGTCATCAAGAAGGCGCTGAAGTCGGCCAACAAGGGCGAAGAAGGCGGCGACGGCATTCTCGTCGAGATCACCTACGTCGGCGCGCCGCGCTATCGTATCCGTGTCGTCGCTCCCGACTATAAGAAGGCCGAGAACATCCTCAAGAACGCCGCCATGGAGGCCATCGAGCAGGTAAAGAAGCACGGCGGCGAGGGCGAGTTCCACAGGCACATGGAAGAGGCGAAGTCCTTCCAATAA
- a CDS encoding flavodoxin family protein, with the protein MDQVIYYSRSGNTKKLADAMGEALGVKPVEVANAKIDPAACVVFLGSGRYAGTPGQEMMKFIETNDFKGQKVALFGTYWLAGLNKGREIETTTKALEQKGAIVVGDYRCPGKFIVFNLGRPNARDLEGARGFAKKMKSIS; encoded by the coding sequence ATGGATCAGGTGATCTATTATTCGCGGAGCGGCAATACGAAAAAGCTGGCCGACGCGATGGGGGAGGCACTGGGCGTTAAGCCGGTCGAAGTGGCAAACGCAAAGATCGACCCGGCTGCCTGTGTAGTGTTTTTAGGCAGTGGGCGCTACGCGGGTACACCCGGCCAAGAGATGATGAAGTTCATCGAGACCAACGACTTTAAAGGCCAGAAGGTCGCCCTCTTCGGCACTTATTGGCTCGCTGGCTTGAACAAGGGCCGAGAAATCGAAACGACGACGAAGGCGCTGGAGCAAAAGGGAGCTATCGTTGTGGGCGACTACAGGTGCCCGGGAAAGTTTATCGTGTTCAACCTTGGTAGGCCAAATGCTCGCGACCTCGAAGGCGCAAGGGGATTCGCGAAGAAAATGAAAAGCATTTCATAA
- the priS gene encoding DNA primase catalytic subunit PriS encodes MNDQTRLFLMKRFREYYAEHPVPVPPGFTQREWGFLYYEDVPDRSRPMQMHRHKSFNSAAELNDYLKSMAPQHAYHSAAYYQYPQAPTMLEKKWLGADLIFDLDADHLPNPPKSYSGMLEMVKKEFIRLIDEFLLDDLGFSEKDMDIVFSGGRGYHVHIRDERVRTLKSPERREIVDYILGTGLDSGRIFTKATKIVEGFKGQKTTGVWQIEGFDGGIPGYGWNRRVAWYISDKLADIGRLDDKEAKKELKKYELDSKQAGDLLAVAREPAKLDKVRKEGRLEIKGNLKGFFKNMLDGTIDQFKVDVAGKTDEPVTADIKRLIRLPGSIHGGSSFGVVPLTRKKLETFNPLEDAIIFTEAPVRVLVTRPQEVEIKGKIWRVGEGVGRLPENVAMYLMCRGSAEYEP; translated from the coding sequence ATGAACGACCAGACGCGGCTCTTCCTTATGAAGCGCTTCCGGGAGTACTACGCGGAGCATCCGGTGCCGGTGCCGCCAGGTTTTACGCAGCGGGAGTGGGGTTTCCTCTACTACGAGGACGTGCCCGACCGGTCCCGCCCGATGCAGATGCACCGCCACAAGTCGTTCAACAGCGCCGCCGAGCTAAATGATTATCTCAAAAGCATGGCGCCGCAGCACGCCTACCATTCGGCCGCCTATTACCAGTACCCGCAGGCGCCCACGATGCTGGAAAAGAAATGGCTAGGGGCGGACCTGATATTCGATCTCGACGCCGACCACCTGCCCAACCCGCCGAAGTCGTACTCGGGCATGCTGGAGATGGTCAAAAAAGAGTTCATCCGCCTCATCGATGAATTTTTACTGGATGACCTGGGCTTCAGCGAGAAGGACATGGACATCGTGTTCTCCGGAGGCCGCGGCTACCATGTCCATATTCGGGACGAGCGCGTGAGGACACTAAAAAGCCCGGAGCGCCGGGAGATCGTGGATTATATCCTGGGCACGGGGCTGGATAGCGGCCGCATTTTCACGAAGGCCACGAAGATCGTGGAGGGCTTTAAAGGCCAGAAGACGACCGGCGTCTGGCAGATCGAGGGTTTCGACGGCGGCATTCCGGGGTATGGGTGGAACCGCCGGGTGGCGTGGTACATATCCGATAAGCTTGCCGATATCGGCCGCCTCGACGATAAAGAGGCTAAAAAAGAGCTTAAAAAATATGAGCTCGATAGCAAACAGGCAGGAGACCTGCTGGCCGTCGCCCGGGAGCCTGCGAAGCTGGATAAGGTCCGAAAGGAGGGGAGGCTCGAGATCAAGGGGAATCTCAAGGGCTTCTTTAAGAACATGCTGGACGGGACCATCGACCAGTTCAAGGTCGACGTGGCGGGAAAGACCGACGAGCCTGTGACGGCGGACATCAAAAGGCTTATACGGCTGCCCGGCTCTATACATGGGGGGTCGTCCTTTGGCGTCGTGCCCCTCACCAGAAAAAAGCTCGAAACCTTTAATCCCCTTGAAGATGCCATAATATTTACTGAAGCGCCCGTGCGGGTGCTGGTCACCAGGCCCCAGGAAGTGGAGATCAAAGGGAAGATCTGGCGCGTCGGCGAGGGCGTCGGGCGGCTGCCCGAGAATGTCGCCATGTACCTGATGTGCCGGGGGAGCGCCGAGTATGAGCCTTGA